A single window of Flagellimonas maritima DNA harbors:
- a CDS encoding App1 family protein, producing MFRYISRLIDDPDPVIIMPYGGYATNDKIHAQARVLEDEGLDEHSSDSISGNLFRSFKRFETDEKENVKVYVTWEGGQETLVSDNEGYIYLNKAHGMSLNHERTLWIPITYKLNKNGMELFSITHPVMKPSQTCEFGVISDMDETVLHTGLDSILKWKVLVNTLGKHSDKRLPLEGAQELYTLLHGGSTGYRENPFFYLSNSPWNLYDYLIAFLEKNNFPRGTLLLRDIGLENKKRTSFLEGNKFIKIKHILESYPKMNFILIGDAEDLDPQIYSEIAKLFPNRILSIYIRNVRNRSKTKNLTQYIKDTKHVEMLQVDNTEAILEHAKLKGFIID from the coding sequence ATGTTCAGATACATTTCCCGATTAATCGATGACCCGGACCCAGTAATCATTATGCCATATGGCGGTTATGCCACCAACGATAAAATTCATGCACAGGCAAGGGTTCTTGAAGATGAAGGATTGGATGAACATTCCAGCGATTCAATATCCGGCAATCTGTTCAGGTCATTTAAAAGATTTGAAACTGATGAAAAGGAAAATGTCAAGGTCTATGTAACGTGGGAAGGCGGTCAAGAAACTTTGGTTTCTGATAATGAAGGCTATATATACCTAAATAAAGCTCATGGCATGTCACTGAACCATGAACGTACACTGTGGATACCCATTACCTATAAATTAAATAAAAACGGTATGGAGCTTTTTTCCATAACACACCCCGTCATGAAGCCCTCCCAAACTTGTGAGTTTGGAGTCATCAGTGATATGGACGAAACAGTGCTACATACGGGTTTGGACTCCATATTAAAATGGAAAGTTTTGGTAAATACTTTAGGAAAGCACAGTGATAAAAGACTGCCGCTTGAAGGTGCACAAGAACTCTACACCCTTTTACACGGAGGAAGCACTGGATACAGAGAAAATCCATTTTTCTATTTGTCCAATAGCCCATGGAATCTATATGATTATCTAATTGCCTTTCTTGAAAAGAACAATTTTCCGCGCGGCACATTGCTCTTGCGTGATATAGGTTTGGAAAATAAGAAGCGAACCTCATTTTTAGAGGGCAATAAGTTTATTAAAATAAAACATATTCTTGAAAGTTATCCAAAGATGAATTTCATCCTAATCGGTGATGCAGAGGACCTTGACCCACAAATTTATTCTGAAATTGCGAAGCTGTTCCCGAATAGAATATTATCTATTTATATTAGAAACGTTCGAAACCGGTCCAAAACAAAAAATTTGACCCAATATATAAAAGATACCAAGCATGTAGAAATGTTACAGGTAGATAACACCGAAGCTATTTTGGAACATGCTAAATTGAAAGGTTTTATTATTGATTAA